CACGGTCCttctcctggactgtgcccagctggtggaatgacctcccaatctcaattcgagtctttactcattttcatgaAACATcttaagactcatctttttcgacagcacttttcttgtcttttcatttattaaaaaaaaaaaaaaaaactggctatgcgttctatactagactaacagagacttgtcatggcacttgtatactgttgttgttctcttgttgacctgactgcttctattgttctcatttgtaagtgttacagatcactcgggaggctgaggagtaacagacagaagggtttattaatagacacaagcagaggagcaggtagtgttgggtagagtgatgaatggatccgtgagagctgggtgaagacgtcagaggagggaggtgaaccacacacatgcacactggggatcttgatctttggagaatcgctggagagaggtaagtagaggaagagttagtcctttgagttagcatacaggtaagaccttgtcgcgaacgagaccggacgctgattgagtgcgtggtatttgtgtgtgtggtatttatggtgccgaggtgattgggtaatgatgagggtcaggtggaagtgctcagtactcaggtgagggcgtgcgttgtgaatgattggaggtggaacctggcgtgtttgtaacagtacccccctccccacggcccgctcctcagggccgaggaccccgatgacgtggtggacgtcctcttcccctgggagctggtcggtcaggatggttggagtggaaggtatcgagtaagttaggatccaggatatcgttgcgtgggacccaggaacgttcctctggaccgtatccttcccagtccactagatattccagttgtccaccatgcagccgggagtccaggatgtcactaaCTTCATAGGCTGCGCCAtcgtctaggaggagtggagggggggcctcggttttcgccaggttctgtggagggagagagagaaggatggtgaggtttaagtagagacacatggaaggtggggtgaatccggtactcaggtggtaattggagtttgtaagtgaccggattgatctgctggaggatgttgaatgggccaatgaatctagGCCTGcaggcgcaggcggatgtcccaggtggacagccagaccttctgaccgggttggtacctTGGGGCCtcagatcggcgaaggtcggctgtcgttctgCGTCTGCGTAaggcccgctggagttggtggtgtgccgcaTCCCAGACCCTCTTGCTCTCCCGGatccagtagtcgatggcggggacatctgagggttcacctgaccaggggaagagtggAGTTTGGTAGCCAAAtatgcactggaatggagtgagtccggtggtaggttgacaaagggagttttgtgcgtactcggcccacccaaggaactggttccaggagttctggtggccgtgacagaaggtacggaggaagcgtccaatctcctggaccttcctctccgtctgcccgttcgactggggatggtatccggaggacaggctgatggccacacctaggagtgagtggaaagccttccatacccgggagatgaactggggacctcggtccgagacgatatcctctgggatgccgaagtaccttaagacatggttaaataacagctcggccgtttccatggccgtgggcagacccttcagggggagaagacgacaggatttaaaaaaaaatctatccactatgacaagaatgcaggtattattatctgaagAAGGAAGATCGGtgatgaaatccacccctaggtgtgaccacgggcaattgggaacgggcagaggatggagcttgcctgatggaagatggcgagggctcttggatatggcgcagcttgtgcatccgttcacgtacctcctgacatccgaggccatgttgggccaccagaagcgttccttaagcaacgagagggtttcattgacccccgggtgaccagtgccaagagatgtgtgagcggagtgaatgagtggagtgtgccgtgtcctgggaatatactgatgtcccggtgggcaacccggcggggtgttcgtAGTAGGATCGGTAGTAGGAAGGGTCTCTgcggaccaggtaataggagagacgatgaccttttctggaagaatggtttctgGTTCTTCGAGATTCTATTCGGGGGcgtgacaccgggacagggcgtcagccggtacgtttttcacccctgggcgatatgagatggtaaagtggaagcgggtgaagaataacgcccagcgggcttgtcttggatttaatcttttggccactcgaagatactccaggtttttatgatctgtgaggaccagaaaggggtgtttggctccctccaaccaatgcctccattcttctaaggccaacttgatggccaacaactcccggttgccgatatcatagttgacctccaACGGGTTGAGTTCCTGGGAGAAGGCGGCGCATGGGTGGAggtgactgggattcccctgctgctgagaaaggaccgctcccactccggtggttgaggcatcgacttccacgacgaagggtcggtcggggtcgggatgaaccaggagtggggcggtcgtaaaggcctctttgagggtgtggaaggcctctgtggcggcaggagtccaggggagagatttgggtttgttaaggaggagactggtgagagggctggtgatggtactgaagttttggataaaccatctatagaagttggcaaagccaaggaaccattgtaactctttgatggtggtaggagtgggccaatctctgatggcatttaccttcccctcttccatccggatgccactgctgctgatgttgtatccaaggaactgcactgagggctgatggaaagagcacttttcggccttgagatagagttgaaaggccctcaggcgttgcaggacctctgcaacgtggcgttgatgttctgccaggctccgggagtatatgaggatatcatctatgtagacgaggatgaacttgtggaggaactcccggagcacctcatggatgaagtcctggaagacggagggggcgttaacaagtccatacggcatcacgccgtattcatagtggccagtagggtttatgaaggctgttttccactcgtccccctctcgtatccggatgaggttattttcgctgcggaggtccaacttggtgaaaacagtggcaccacggagatgttccaaggcagctgggacgaggggaagtgggtacctgaacttgacagtgatattgttgagagcccgataatcaatggtcttaaacctccgtcctttttttccacaaagaagaaactcgaagcagcaggggaggtagatggacgaatataatcctgggccagcgcctccttgatgtattcctccatggccttctcctccggaatggatagggggtatatccttcctttaggcactggttcacccggcagcagatcgatggcacagtcccacggccggtgtggaggcagcttggaagcccatttggggcagaagacgtcactgaagggggcgtagcaggtagggatggcgatggattggttttccactgggctctctattgaagtggaacaaactggaagaggttcaggAGAAGATGTGGCCggaactggacaacctgagatgcagcccttgaaacaggcgtcgccccaattcaggacttcgcccgtcttccaggagattacgggattgtgctgctctaaccacgggcgccctagaatcacatcagcggtggattcctccagaaccagcagatggatttcctcatgatggagtagtccggtttggagggaaatGGGACTCACACTATGACGATgtgagatgcaaccgcactcgaggttccaatccctgacggtaggtagtcagtaaagcctgttcgttccatccactggaggccactagagtcctaaactgaagggcatattcattgacagacatttttccctgtttgagattatacagcttctcaccaatggaagagtcccaagctggtctgccaaaaacttctcggaaatggtcgatgaagctggaaggagactggataactgggttattttgagtccatattgaatctgcccacagtagtgctttaccttgcagttgagaaattacaaaggctaccttgGATCTCTCGCTGGGGTACAAGtgtggttgcatctccaggaccagcgagcattgtaggaggaaaccgctgcaCTCCTCCGctgaaccagagtagggcgccggccgggccatgggactggcgtgaacggaaggtgaggaagtgctggcatcgttgacggaagtgctcgctggtgttggggatgcaggtgtagccgtgagtgttcttcggagtgcatcaaccagatcttgaaaggggtccgtgaggctcatgcttgtgcctagcGGTGTttgtccggtcttctgttacagatcactcgggaggctggggagtaacagacagaagggtttattaatagacacaagcagaggagcaggtagtgttgggtagagtgatgaatggatccgtgagagctgggtgaagacctcagaggagggaggtgaaccacacacacgcacactggggatctttatcttcggagaatcgctggagagaggtaagtagaggaagagttagtcctttgagttagcatacaggtaagaccttgtcgcgaacgagaccggacgctgattgagtgcgtgtgtgtgttatttattgtgccgaggtgattgggtaatgatgagggtcaggtggaagtgctcagtactcaggtgagggcgtgcgttgtgaatgagttGAGGTGGAACCTGTCGTGTTTGTAacagtaagtcgctttggataaaagcgtctgctaaatgtgtaaatgtaaatgtaaatgtgaatgtaatCATCAgtcaggaacctaggtgtgctatttgatagcaatctgtcctttgaaaaccatgtttctagcattagtCAAACcacatttttccatcttaatatatatacttttttgtttggtatataattatgtatataattccatatataattccacatgtgttaattcatagttttgatgccttcagtgtaaatctacaattttcatagtcatgaaaataaagaaaactctttgaatgagaaggtgtgtcattttggtctgtactgtatatatatatatatatatatatatatatatatatatatatatatatatatatatatatataaatcaaaattatggcctatgcttcATGAGTTCATGAgctcaaagttagattattgttatgctttattgggtggttgttctacataCTTAATAACAAagtccagctggtccaaaatgcagcagcaagagttctcaggatttatgaccatatcagcccggttctgtcaacacagcactggctccctattaaaacagtgtatagattttaaaatcctactaattacttataaagctctgaatggtttagcacctcagtacatgagcaaactcttattgtattatagtcctccacgtccgctgcactctcaaaactctggctatttgataatatctagaatatcaaattcgactgcgggaggcagatccatttcctatttagcgcccaaACACACTCTTTCcttttaaatctagatcaaagaaccatctctttaaagatggcttacacataacatacttataCATTTCTGTCAGTCAAATCCGTTAAATGACTGTTAGGCTACAGTAAATAGgtagaccggaactgggaacacttccaataacacacaatgtacttgctaaatatttgtattgacatattgacaaactattttccaaCACAATCTTTATTGT
The genomic region above belongs to Carassius carassius chromosome 18, fCarCar2.1, whole genome shotgun sequence and contains:
- the LOC132092842 gene encoding uncharacterized protein LOC132092842, translated to MPYGLVNAPSFILVYIDDILIYSRSLAEHQRHVAEVLQRLRAFQLYLKAEKCSFHQPSVQFLGYNISSSGIRMEEGKVNAIRDWPTPTTIKELQWFLGFANFYRWFIQNFSTITSPLTSLLLNKPKSLPWTPAATEAFHTLKEAFTTAPLLVHPDPDRPFVVEVDASTTGVGAVLSQQQGNPSHLHPCAAFSQELNPLEVNYDIDVPAIDYWIRESKRVWDAAHHQLQRALRRRRTTADLRRSEAPSCVLSLSLILLL